The Microcebus murinus isolate Inina chromosome 26, M.murinus_Inina_mat1.0, whole genome shotgun sequence genome contains a region encoding:
- the COX7B2 gene encoding cytochrome c oxidase subunit 7B2, mitochondrial, with amino-acid sequence MFPLARSALRSLKIRTIQQSMARRSHEKHSPDFHDKYGNTLLASGTTFCVVAWVFTLTQMGIKWNPSPVGRVTPKEWKVR; translated from the coding sequence ATGTTTCCCTTGGCCAGAAGTGCACTACGTAGTCTCAAGATTCGAACCATTCAGCAAAGTATGGCAAGACGGAGCCATGAAAAACACTCACCAGATTTTCATGATAAATATGGTAATACTTTGCTTGCCAGTGGAACCACTTTCTGTGTGGTTGCATGGGTGTTTACACTCACACAAATGGGAATAAAATGGAATCCATCCCCTGTTGGCAGAGTTACCCCAAAAGAGTGGAAAGTTCGGTAA